One segment of Methylotenera versatilis 79 DNA contains the following:
- the yhbY gene encoding ribosome assembly RNA-binding protein YhbY, with translation MKLSTKQIAHLRGLAHSLNPVVMIGNNGLTESVLKEIELNLNAHELIKVQVAGDDRDARKALYTEIFTKTNATPVHHIGKQLVFYRASNTVKEKAKVIIPKL, from the coding sequence ATGAAACTTAGCACCAAACAAATTGCGCATTTACGCGGCTTAGCACACAGCTTAAACCCTGTTGTCATGATAGGCAATAACGGCCTGACTGAAAGCGTTTTAAAAGAAATTGAGCTTAACTTAAATGCGCACGAATTGATTAAAGTGCAAGTGGCGGGCGATGACCGTGATGCGCGAAAGGCTTTGTACACAGAAATTTTCACAAAAACTAACGCAACGCCAGTACATCATATTGGTAAACAGTTGGTATTTTATAGAGCAAGCAATACCGTAAAAGAAAAAGCTAAAGTTATCATTCCAAAACTATAA
- the glmM gene encoding phosphoglucosamine mutase → MSKQYFGTDGIRGKVGEHPITPDFVMRLGYAAGRVLAVRAGDLAKGARPAVLIGKDTRISGYMLEAALEAGLSAAGVDVLLTGPMPTPAVAYLTRALRAQAGIVISASHNPYYDNGIKFFSSLGAKLPDEIEHAIEAELENPMQIMESAKLGKARRIDDATGRYIEFCKSTFPNQLDLRGLKIVLDCAHGATYHVAPPVFHELGAEVIAIGNKPDGLNINEQVGSTHPQALQKAVLENKADLGIAFDGDGDRVMMVDNLGNLLDGDQLLYIIALGLYAKGKLKGGVAGTLMTNLALEHALKKHQIPFARANVGDRYVLELLNQKNWKLGGENSGHILTLDKHSSGDAIIAALQVLQALAESGKTLAEMGASLTLYPQVLINVTTKEKLDLQHVDIQHAVKTAETKLNGTGRVLLRASGTEPKIRVMVEGQDAALVQKLAEDIAVVVKKAAE, encoded by the coding sequence ATGAGTAAACAATATTTCGGCACTGATGGGATTCGTGGAAAAGTGGGCGAACACCCGATTACGCCTGATTTTGTGATGCGTTTAGGTTATGCAGCTGGTCGCGTATTGGCTGTTCGGGCAGGTGATTTGGCAAAAGGTGCGCGCCCTGCCGTGTTAATCGGCAAGGACACGCGCATTTCTGGCTATATGTTAGAAGCCGCTTTAGAAGCGGGTTTATCGGCGGCTGGCGTTGATGTATTGTTAACAGGTCCAATGCCCACGCCAGCTGTGGCTTATCTAACTCGCGCTTTACGTGCGCAGGCTGGCATTGTCATTTCCGCCTCGCATAATCCTTATTACGACAACGGCATTAAATTTTTCTCTAGTCTTGGTGCCAAATTGCCAGATGAGATTGAGCATGCTATCGAGGCCGAACTTGAAAATCCTATGCAAATAATGGAGTCGGCAAAGCTAGGAAAAGCACGTCGCATTGATGATGCGACGGGGCGTTATATTGAGTTTTGCAAAAGCACTTTTCCTAATCAATTAGATTTACGTGGCTTAAAAATCGTGCTGGATTGCGCGCATGGCGCAACTTACCACGTGGCACCACCTGTTTTTCATGAGCTGGGTGCAGAAGTGATTGCAATCGGCAATAAACCAGATGGTTTGAATATCAATGAGCAAGTTGGCTCAACCCATCCGCAAGCTTTGCAAAAAGCCGTGTTAGAGAATAAAGCCGATTTAGGCATCGCTTTTGATGGCGATGGCGACCGCGTGATGATGGTAGATAACCTTGGCAATTTGCTGGATGGCGACCAACTTTTGTATATTATTGCGCTGGGTTTGTATGCCAAAGGTAAGCTAAAAGGTGGCGTTGCCGGCACGTTAATGACTAATTTAGCGCTGGAACATGCGCTAAAAAAACACCAAATACCCTTTGCACGTGCCAACGTGGGAGACCGTTATGTGTTGGAATTGCTGAACCAGAAAAACTGGAAATTAGGCGGTGAAAATTCTGGTCATATTTTAACGTTGGATAAACATAGCAGTGGTGATGCAATTATTGCTGCCTTACAAGTGCTGCAAGCACTGGCTGAAAGTGGCAAAACACTGGCAGAAATGGGCGCGAGTTTAACTTTATATCCGCAAGTGTTGATCAATGTGACGACTAAAGAAAAGCTGGATTTACAGCATGTTGATATTCAACATGCCGTTAAAACAGCTGAAACAAAACTGAATGGCACAGGTCGCGTATTGTTGCGCGCTTCTGGCACTGAACCAAAAATTCGCGTGATGGTAGAAGGACAAGACGCTGCTTTGGTGCAAAAACTGGCTGAAGACATTGCAGTAGTTGTTAAAAAAGCTGCAGAATAA
- the ftsH gene encoding ATP-dependent zinc metalloprotease FtsH yields MNNIAKSIAIWLAVALVLMMVFNQFGASSKADSQMVYSQFMQEVKNGRIAKVQIDGRVVHGKTQDGKDFSTYAPNDLWMVNDLLKYNVVVEAKPEQQRSVLLELFMSWFPMILLIGVWIFFMRQMQGGGKGGGPFSFGKSKARQLDESSNQTTFADVAGCDEAKEEVTELVDFLKEPTKFQKLGGRIPRGVLLVGPPGTGKTLLARAIAGEAKVPFFSISGSDFVEMFVGVGAARVRDMFETAKKNSPCIIFIDEIDAVGRSRGAGTGGGNDEREQTLNQLLVEMDGFEASSGVIIIAATNRADVLDKALLRPGRFDRQVMVGLPDIKGREQILLVHMRKVPIDPDVKADILARGTPGFSGADLANLVNEAALFAARRSKRTVDMEDFEDAKDKIYMGPERKSMVMREEERRNTAYHESGHAVVAKLLPKADPVHKVTIMPRGWALGLTWQLPEFDRISNYKDKMLEEISILFGGRIAEEIFMHQMSTGASNDFERATKLARDMVTKYGMSDALGTMVYAGSEQDSFFGNMSSKTVSEATQQKVDAEIRRILDEQYGIARKLLEDNRDKVEAMTAALMEFETIDADQINDIMASLPVRAPKPRQPKVKPTDSGGSSGTTVTPAPQPAAKSE; encoded by the coding sequence GTGAATAATATCGCAAAAAGTATCGCAATTTGGCTAGCCGTAGCGCTTGTACTAATGATGGTGTTCAATCAATTTGGCGCATCTAGCAAGGCAGATAGCCAAATGGTTTACTCACAATTCATGCAAGAGGTGAAAAATGGTCGTATTGCCAAAGTGCAAATTGACGGTCGTGTTGTGCATGGAAAAACGCAGGATGGTAAAGACTTTAGCACTTATGCCCCAAATGACTTATGGATGGTGAACGACTTATTAAAATATAACGTTGTGGTTGAAGCCAAACCAGAGCAACAACGCTCAGTCTTGCTAGAACTTTTCATGTCATGGTTCCCAATGATTTTACTCATTGGCGTATGGATTTTCTTTATGCGTCAAATGCAAGGTGGCGGCAAGGGTGGCGGACCATTTTCGTTCGGTAAGAGTAAAGCACGTCAATTAGACGAAAGCTCAAATCAAACGACTTTTGCCGATGTGGCTGGTTGCGATGAAGCCAAAGAAGAAGTCACTGAATTGGTCGACTTCTTAAAAGAACCAACTAAATTTCAAAAATTAGGTGGTCGTATTCCACGTGGCGTCTTACTTGTTGGCCCTCCTGGTACAGGTAAAACCTTGCTTGCGCGCGCTATTGCGGGCGAAGCAAAAGTGCCATTCTTCTCAATCTCTGGTTCAGACTTTGTGGAAATGTTTGTCGGTGTGGGTGCAGCGCGTGTACGTGATATGTTTGAAACCGCTAAGAAAAACTCACCTTGCATTATCTTTATTGATGAGATTGATGCGGTAGGTCGTAGCCGTGGCGCGGGTACTGGCGGTGGTAACGATGAGCGTGAACAGACATTGAACCAATTATTAGTTGAGATGGATGGTTTTGAGGCGAGTTCTGGCGTGATTATTATTGCTGCAACTAACCGTGCAGATGTTTTAGATAAAGCTTTGTTACGTCCAGGTCGTTTTGACCGTCAAGTAATGGTTGGCTTGCCAGATATTAAAGGTCGCGAACAGATTTTACTTGTTCACATGAGAAAAGTGCCAATTGATCCTGATGTAAAAGCGGACATTTTGGCACGCGGCACGCCAGGTTTTAGTGGTGCAGACTTAGCCAACTTGGTAAATGAAGCTGCTTTATTTGCGGCACGTCGTAGCAAACGCACAGTGGATATGGAAGATTTTGAAGATGCTAAAGACAAAATCTACATGGGTCCTGAACGTAAATCGATGGTGATGCGTGAAGAGGAGCGTCGTAATACTGCGTATCATGAAAGTGGTCATGCAGTAGTAGCGAAGTTGTTACCTAAAGCTGACCCTGTGCATAAAGTAACGATTATGCCGCGTGGTTGGGCGCTTGGATTAACATGGCAGTTGCCTGAGTTTGATCGCATCAGTAACTATAAAGACAAGATGCTGGAAGAAATTTCGATTCTGTTTGGTGGTCGTATTGCTGAAGAAATCTTTATGCATCAAATGAGTACTGGCGCATCGAATGACTTTGAACGTGCGACTAAATTAGCGCGTGATATGGTAACTAAATACGGTATGAGTGATGCACTTGGCACGATGGTTTATGCTGGTAGTGAGCAGGATTCATTTTTTGGCAATATGAGTTCTAAAACGGTGAGTGAAGCGACACAGCAAAAAGTGGACGCTGAAATCCGCCGTATTTTGGATGAGCAATATGGTATCGCGCGCAAGTTATTAGAAGATAATCGCGATAAAGTAGAAGCGATGACTGCTGCGTTGATGGAGTTCGAAACCATTGATGCGGATCAAATCAATGACATTATGGCGAGTCTGCCAGTGCGTGCGCCTAAACCGCGTCAGCCAAAAGTAAAGCCAACTGATAGCGGTGGATCTTCTGGCACCACAGTAACGCCAGCGCCGCAACCTGCAGCAAAAAGTGAGTAA
- a CDS encoding phosphatase PAP2 family protein produces MSNKMRLQLYLSRMHALDSELCVTVSHTNQYRLIRDWFRLISRLGDGVFWYGLMLAIIVTQQADGIKPVLHMLAAGLTGTLIYKWLKQKTHRPRPFQVRQDVWVVGKPLDHFSFPSGHTLHAVAFSMVAMHYYPPLAIILVPFMLMVAMSRVILGLHYPSDVLAGASIGYLIAQLYLML; encoded by the coding sequence ATGTCAAATAAAATGCGCTTACAGTTATACCTTAGCCGTATGCATGCGCTAGATAGCGAATTGTGCGTGACAGTGAGTCATACTAATCAATATCGTTTGATTCGCGATTGGTTTAGGTTAATCAGCCGTTTGGGCGATGGTGTATTTTGGTATGGCCTAATGCTGGCGATTATCGTCACGCAGCAAGCCGACGGCATTAAACCTGTTTTGCATATGCTGGCCGCTGGCTTAACTGGCACGCTGATTTATAAATGGTTAAAGCAAAAAACCCACAGACCACGTCCTTTTCAGGTGCGACAAGATGTTTGGGTGGTCGGCAAGCCGCTAGATCATTTTAGTTTCCCCTCTGGCCACACCTTGCATGCCGTCGCATTCAGTATGGTGGCGATGCATTACTATCCACCGTTGGCCATTATATTAGTGCCGTTTATGTTAATGGTTGCGATGTCACGCGTGATTTTAGGGCTGCATTATCCGAGTGATGTGCTGGCGGGCGCAAGTATCGGTTACCTTATCGCTCAGCTATATTTAATGCTATAG
- the folP gene encoding dihydropteroate synthase gives MIFNCGKFQLNLNRPHVMGIVNVTPDSFSDGGKFTQTHLAIEHALMLIEEGADVLDIGGESTRPNATPVSLQEELGRVIPVIEGLVSQVNVPISIDTYKPQVMQAAIAAGASIVNDIRALQENDALNIVAASDVGVCLMHMQGTPQTMQINPQYNDVVSEVKAFLQQRLLVCEMAGIAKDRILLDPGFGFGKTRAHNITLIQHLASFSSLGQPLLVGLSRKSVLGQVTGYDVDARLYASVAASVISAMVGAKIMRVHDVKATVEALKIVSAIQQ, from the coding sequence ATGATTTTTAATTGTGGAAAATTTCAACTCAATCTCAATCGCCCACATGTGATGGGTATTGTGAATGTGACGCCTGATTCATTTTCGGATGGTGGAAAATTTACGCAGACGCATTTGGCCATTGAGCATGCATTAATGTTGATAGAGGAAGGCGCAGATGTTCTGGATATTGGCGGTGAATCCACCCGCCCAAATGCAACGCCAGTGAGTTTGCAAGAAGAGTTAGGCCGCGTGATTCCAGTGATTGAGGGGCTTGTAAGCCAAGTTAACGTTCCAATTTCTATCGATACTTATAAGCCACAAGTGATGCAAGCAGCGATTGCTGCTGGTGCAAGTATTGTGAACGATATACGTGCATTACAAGAAAATGATGCTTTGAATATTGTTGCAGCTTCTGATGTTGGCGTGTGTCTAATGCATATGCAAGGCACGCCACAGACCATGCAAATTAATCCGCAATATAACGATGTTGTGAGTGAAGTAAAAGCCTTTTTGCAACAACGGCTACTTGTGTGTGAAATGGCAGGCATTGCAAAAGACCGCATTTTGCTGGACCCTGGCTTTGGCTTTGGTAAAACGCGCGCGCATAATATTACGTTAATCCAGCATCTGGCTAGTTTTTCATCATTAGGGCAGCCCTTATTGGTAGGGCTGTCACGTAAATCTGTATTAGGACAAGTGACAGGGTACGATGTCGATGCGCGACTGTATGCCAGCGTGGCGGCATCGGTTATATCAGCAATGGTTGGTGCTAAAATAATGCGCGTACACGATGTTAAAGCGACTGTAGAAGCATTGAAAATAGTCAGCGCGATTCAGCAATAA
- the greA gene encoding transcription elongation factor GreA, whose product MALNQIPVTVKGAEQLKEELLRLRSVDRPSVIQAIAEARAQGDLSENAEYEAAKEKQSFIEGRIAELESKLSNLLVIDPATLHAEGRVVFGATVNIEDLDSGDNKTYQIVGEDEADIKGGKISVGSPIARALIGKSAGDVAEVLAPGGIKEYEVLDVLYI is encoded by the coding sequence ATGGCATTAAATCAAATTCCCGTCACCGTTAAAGGCGCAGAACAACTCAAAGAAGAACTGTTGCGTTTACGTAGCGTTGATCGTCCTTCAGTGATTCAGGCAATTGCAGAAGCGCGCGCGCAAGGCGATTTATCTGAGAATGCAGAGTACGAAGCTGCCAAAGAAAAACAAAGTTTTATTGAAGGTCGCATTGCTGAGTTGGAGTCAAAACTATCTAATTTATTGGTGATCGACCCTGCGACTTTGCACGCTGAAGGCCGCGTGGTGTTTGGTGCAACTGTCAATATTGAGGATTTAGATTCTGGCGACAATAAAACCTATCAAATCGTCGGCGAAGATGAAGCAGATATTAAAGGCGGCAAAATTTCAGTTGGCTCACCGATAGCGCGTGCATTAATCGGCAAATCGGCAGGTGATGTGGCAGAAGTTTTAGCGCCAGGTGGCATTAAAGAATATGAAGTGCTAGATGTTCTTTATATTTAA
- a CDS encoding VOC family protein, translating into MNLNAVEIKAFVPAKDYALSKQFYQDIGFVMASEGGGVAYFHHQNVSFLLQDFYVKEFADNLMMHLLVEDVEAWWNKIQNANIAKKYSVNIGAIEQQPWRMRDFVIIDPSGVLWRIGQNTD; encoded by the coding sequence ATGAATTTAAACGCCGTTGAGATTAAAGCTTTTGTGCCTGCAAAAGACTACGCATTGTCCAAACAGTTTTATCAAGATATTGGTTTTGTCATGGCGTCCGAGGGCGGAGGCGTCGCCTATTTTCATCATCAAAATGTGAGTTTTTTATTGCAAGATTTTTATGTAAAAGAATTTGCTGATAACTTGATGATGCATTTGCTGGTGGAAGATGTTGAGGCATGGTGGAACAAAATACAAAACGCCAATATTGCCAAAAAATATAGCGTTAATATTGGTGCAATTGAGCAACAGCCATGGCGTATGCGCGATTTTGTAATAATCGACCCTAGCGGTGTGCTTTGGCGAATTGGGCAAAATACCGATTGA
- a CDS encoding DUF4149 domain-containing protein, whose product MLFRLNLIVVTLWVGALWMTGLSAYALFDHLQDKRLAGNIAGQLFTIVSYIGMASATYLLIQRLLDYGTATLKQSFFWAVFAMLLLVLAGHFGIQPLLAQLKHAALPNDVMQSVFASRFKNWHGVASVAYLLECLLGFVVVLKVR is encoded by the coding sequence ATGTTATTTCGGCTAAATCTGATTGTTGTCACATTGTGGGTTGGTGCATTGTGGATGACAGGTCTAAGCGCTTATGCATTATTCGATCATTTGCAAGACAAGCGCTTGGCAGGCAATATAGCTGGTCAATTGTTTACTATTGTCAGTTATATTGGCATGGCTAGCGCAACTTACTTATTGATTCAACGCCTGCTAGATTATGGCACTGCCACATTAAAACAAAGTTTTTTCTGGGCAGTGTTCGCCATGTTGCTTTTAGTATTAGCTGGACATTTCGGCATTCAACCTTTGCTGGCGCAACTCAAACATGCTGCCTTGCCGAATGATGTGATGCAAAGCGTTTTTGCTAGCCGCTTTAAAAACTGGCATGGTGTAGCCAGTGTGGCCTATTTGTTAGAATGCTTATTAGGTTTTGTTGTAGTGTTAAAAGTCAGGTAA
- a CDS encoding zinc dependent phospholipase C family protein has protein sequence MKKRLLRHFSRHFPRNFLWCLPLSLFSIDANAWGLYTHIYFAQWLLMASPLLDPKIQQAIKKFPTLVLAGACLPDLAIISKHFHTTHQWQKAEWMIENAHSEQEIAIAVGYTSHLFVDVVAHNHFVPAFEAKWKRIPWLNNTLITHIASEWAMDAHIAKHIEYTPNQLIRLHIDELSAFVAPCFFNDDIDFKYSPAYFSAQASVHLKRLAWADYVLRKSRLSSAVLALINFKDKRFVKNLEYYLVKTKNALTHFDQSVQGNRPMWEPELKHLNAAEMIVWREKCLTDLTKRLATPIHFYNVVAD, from the coding sequence ATGAAAAAGCGTTTACTTCGTCATTTTTCCCGTCATTTCCCCCGTAATTTTTTATGGTGTTTACCGCTTAGTCTCTTTTCAATAGATGCCAACGCTTGGGGCTTATATACGCATATTTATTTTGCACAATGGCTGTTGATGGCAAGCCCTTTGCTAGATCCAAAGATTCAACAAGCGATTAAAAAATTCCCCACACTGGTTTTGGCTGGCGCTTGTTTGCCGGACCTTGCGATTATTTCAAAACATTTTCACACCACGCATCAATGGCAAAAAGCCGAATGGATGATAGAAAATGCGCATTCAGAACAAGAGATAGCAATTGCGGTGGGTTACACCAGCCACCTATTTGTTGATGTGGTCGCGCATAATCACTTTGTGCCTGCATTTGAGGCAAAATGGAAACGCATACCTTGGTTGAATAACACGCTGATTACGCATATCGCTTCAGAATGGGCGATGGATGCACACATTGCCAAACATATTGAATACACGCCGAATCAGTTAATACGTTTGCATATAGATGAGTTAAGCGCGTTTGTAGCACCGTGTTTTTTTAATGACGACATTGATTTTAAATATTCACCAGCATATTTTTCTGCACAAGCATCTGTGCACTTAAAGCGATTAGCTTGGGCAGATTATGTCTTAAGAAAAAGTCGATTATCATCTGCGGTATTGGCCTTAATCAATTTTAAAGATAAACGATTTGTGAAAAATTTGGAATATTATTTGGTTAAGACTAAAAATGCATTAACGCATTTTGACCAATCCGTTCAAGGCAATCGGCCAATGTGGGAGCCAGAACTAAAGCATTTGAATGCCGCCGAGATGATTGTTTGGCGGGAGAAATGTTTAACAGATTTAACCAAACGTTTAGCAACGCCGATTCATTTTTATAACGTTGTGGCTGATTAA
- a CDS encoding RlmE family RNA methyltransferase: MKPTRTSKAWMQEHLNDEFVKRAQKEGYRARAAYKLIEIDDKDKLIKPGMTVVDLGSTPGSWSQVVVQRLKGQGNVIALDILEMQAIPGVTFIQGDFREDAVLKELENTLNGKKVDLVIADMAPNISGIKDVDLAGSAYLTELALAFSSVWLKPDGHFLVKVFIGAGFEEIVKMMRSQFGKVVTRKPKASRDRSSEVYLLGLNKKALE, translated from the coding sequence TTGAAACCTACCAGAACCAGTAAAGCTTGGATGCAAGAGCATCTGAATGACGAATTTGTTAAGCGTGCCCAAAAAGAAGGCTATCGCGCGCGCGCTGCTTATAAGTTAATTGAAATTGATGATAAAGATAAATTAATCAAACCAGGCATGACAGTGGTCGATTTAGGATCAACACCTGGAAGTTGGTCGCAAGTGGTGGTACAGCGCTTAAAAGGCCAAGGCAATGTAATTGCATTAGATATTTTAGAGATGCAAGCGATTCCTGGTGTGACTTTCATACAGGGCGATTTTCGGGAAGATGCGGTATTAAAAGAACTTGAAAATACCCTAAATGGTAAAAAAGTAGACCTTGTAATTGCAGATATGGCACCCAATATAAGTGGTATTAAAGATGTTGACTTGGCGGGCTCGGCGTATTTAACCGAGTTGGCCTTAGCGTTTAGCTCGGTATGGCTGAAACCAGACGGACATTTTTTAGTCAAAGTTTTTATAGGCGCAGGTTTTGAAGAGATTGTAAAAATGATGCGATCACAATTTGGCAAAGTAGTTACCCGCAAGCCAAAAGCGTCGCGCGATCGTAGCAGTGAAGTGTATTTGCTCGGTCTGAATAAAAAAGCCCTTGAATAA